TCGCCGGCGCCGCCCTCGCTCGAGGGAGGGTGCGGCTCGCCGACGGCGATGCCGCAGGCGCGGAACAGTCCTTGTCGGAAGCGGTGCGACTCTGGAACGAGGTCGGCGCCCCCTATGAGGCGGCGGCCGCCCGCATGGCCCTGGCCGAGGCGCACCGGGCCAGCGGCAGCGAGCACCGGGCCGTCCTGGAGCGCCAAGCGGCCCGCACCATCCTCGACGGGATCCAAACCGCGCCGTCGGTGACCCCACCAGGACCTATGGAGGACCACGACACACCCGACGAGCAGCCGGCTGCGAGCGTCAACGTCTTTCGTCGCGAGGGGGACTACTGGTCGGTGAGCTTCGAAGGACACACCGTCCGCGTGCGCGACCTCAAGGGCTTGCGATACCTCGCGCGGCTCCTCGCCGATCCGGGCCGGGAGTACCACGTGCTGGATCTGGTCGCCGCCGAGACCGGCAGCGGTGCCCAGCCGGACAGCAGCCGAGCGGCCGGCCTGCCGCGCTCGACACTCGGCCACGCGGGCGAGGGCCTGGACGCCCAAGCCAAGGACGCCTACCGCCGACGCCTGGCCGAGAT
Above is a window of Actinomycetota bacterium DNA encoding:
- a CDS encoding transcriptional regulator; protein product: AGAALARGRVRLADGDAAGAEQSLSEAVRLWNEVGAPYEAAAARMALAEAHRASGSEHRAVLERQAARTILDGIQTAPSVTPPGPMEDHDTPDEQPAASVNVFRREGDYWSVSFEGHTVRVRDLKGLRYLARLLADPGREYHVLDLVAAETGSGAQPDSSRAAGLPRSTLGHAGEGLDAQAKDAYRRRLAEIDDDLEQARAIGDAERAAQADVEREFLVRELARAFGLGGRDRPAASASERARAAVTRAVRQAMTRIAEHHPQLGQHLSRTIRTGTYCAYVPDPRAPADWRF